The following DNA comes from Bacillota bacterium.
CAATAAGATTTCGTTGAATTTGGTTTGTCCCCTCAACAATCTGGGCTCGTTTGGCCTCTCGGAAGAATCTCTCCACTCGGTAATCTTTAATAAATCCGTAACCGCCGAAGATCTGCACGGCATCGGTAGCGATTTTCATTGACGTGTCAGTAGCAAATCGCTTCGCCATCGATACTTCCTTCGCACAGGGGAGACCCTTATCATATAGATAAGCTGCCTGGTAGACGAGAAGACGAGCAGCTTCCAGTTCAGTGGCCATATCAGCAAGCATATGCTGGATCGCTTGGAAAGAAGCAATCGGTTGCCCAAACTGAACCCGTTCTTTCGCGTAAGCGATCGCGGCATCTAAGGCTGCTTGAGCCCCACCAACCGCTTCCGCCGCCACGTTTATTCTTCCGCCATTGATCGACCGGGTAAAGTTTCTAAAACCTTCGTTTTCCTCCCCTAACCTGTTTTCAACTGGAACCCGAACATTTTCGAAAAAGAGCTGGCAGACAGGTACAGAATTAAAAGCCAGTTTCTTCTCTGGTTTGCTAAAAGTGAAGCCAGGCATCCCCTTTTCGAGGATGAACCAGGTCATGCCATTTAAACCCTTCGTCTTATCTGTCTTGCACAAGACGGTGTAAACGTCTGATTCACCCCCACCAGTGATAAAGACCTTTGTCCCGTTGAGAACATATTCGTCCCCATCTCTGACTGCCGTTGTTTGCATCGAGCTAATATCGGAACCGGCATTTGGTTCGGTGATACAGATTGAAGCGAGCTTCTCACCACGTGCTAAAGGCAAAACATATTTTCGACGTTGTTCTTCAGTTCCGTTAACGTATATTTGACGGACAACCATGTTGTGGACAGCCAGGTAGTTCATCGCTCGGGCCGCCCTGGCCAGTTCTTCTATAACCAGAGCCCCCATGAAATAGTTCATCCCACTTCCACCATATTCTTCAGGAATATACATCCCAGCTAAACCAAGACTGGCCGCTTTTTGGAATGTTTCCCGGGAAAAACGGCTATTTTCTTCCCACTCGTCAATAAATGGAGCGATTTCCTTTTCCGCGAAGTTTCGGACTGTTTGTTTGAGCAATTTTTGTTCTTCCGTCAATTCAAAGATCATCTTTAATAAACCTCCCTCACACATAACTTTCTGTCAAAATAGCTAATGTAATCGGTCTCCGCCGCAATGGGGGCAATTTCATTCTGGGCAAACCGGCGAATGGTATCTCTAAACATTTGTTGTTCTTCATTCAACTTAAAATCCACATCCGTCACCCATCTCAATCAGCATTGGCTCAATTCATAGAGCAGGTATTGTTCAAATCCACCGACTATTTTCCGATGAATTTGGGCTTTCTCTTTTCAATAAAAGCAGTCATCCCTTCTCTTTGGTCAGCTGTAGCAAAGCATAACCCAAACAGGTCAGCCTCATGGGTCATGGCTTTATCCACATCCATCTCCAGACCTTCGTCAACGGCCGCCTTGCACAAGCGCACGGCAATCTGGCCCTTGGAAGCAATCTTGTTTGCCAGGGTCTTACAGAATTCCATTAACTGGTCTTCGGGCACCACATGATTGACTAAGCCGATCCGGTAGGCGTCAGCCGCACTAATCATGTCGGCCGTGAACAACAGTTCTTTGGCCCGGCCTTTACCAACCAGCCGGGGCAGCCGTTGCGTCCCGGCAAAGCCGGGGATAACACCGAGACCCACCTCGGGTTGCCCGAACTTGCTTTTTTCGGTGGCGACCCGAATATCACAGGCCATGGCCAACTCGCAGCCCCCACCCAGGGCGAAGCCGTTGATTGCGGCAATGACCGGCTTTGGCATGTACTCGAGTTTGCGGAAAGTCGCCTGCCCCAACAAGCCAAATGCTCTCCCTTCAAGGGCGGTCATGTTTTGCATAAAGGTAATATCCGCCCCCGCGACAAAGGCTTTATCACCAGCCCCTTTCAGGATCACGACAAAGATCTCTTCATCAGCGGTGATTACATCAATCGCCTGGCTTAGTTCCTCCAGCACTTGCTGATTTAAAGCGTTCAAGGCTTTAGGACGATTGATGGTCAAAATGCCGATATTGCCTTCTTTTTCTAACAAAATGGTGTCCCAGGCCATTAGCCGACCCCCTCACCTACTTGTACTCGTAGAAGCCTTTGCCAACTTTCCGACCAAGCCAACCAGCTTTTACGTATTGGCGGAGCAGTGGACAGGGGCGATATTTCGGGTCGCCGTAGCCTTCGTATAAAACAGTCAGTATCGCCAGCACGGTATCCAAGCCGATCAAGTCAGCCAACGCTAGGGGACCCATTGGGTGGTTCATTCCCAGCTTCATGACTTCGTCAATCCCCTGTGGCGAGGCTACCCCTTCATAGAGGCAGAAAATAGCCTCGTTAATCATGACCTGCAGGACCCGATTAGAAACGAAGCCCGGTACATCCCTAACCTCAACTGGCACTTTACCCATCTTCACGCTCAGGTCTTCAATGATTTTGTACACTTCATCACTGGTCGCCAGTCCACGGATAATCTCTACCAATCGCATCACTGGCACCGGGTTCATGAAGTGCATTCCGATAACTTGTGCCGGTCGCTTGGTCACCGCCGCAATTTCAGTAATCGGCAGCGAGGAGGTGTTCGAGGCCAGGATCGTCTGCGGCGGACAAACCTCATCGAGTTCTTTGAACACTTTGGACTTGATCGCCATGTTCTCGACAATGGCTTCAATCACCAGGTCGCAGTCTTTCGCATCTGCCAAACTGGTCGAGGGTATAATCCGGGCAAGGATAGCGTCTTTTTCTTCAGCGGTCATCTTGCCTTTTTCCACGTTCCGGGTCAGGTTTTTCTCTATGACCTTGATCCCTTTTTGCACCAGGTCCATGTTGAGATCATTTAACACTGTGCTAAAACCAGCCTGAGCGGACACCTGCGCGATCCCGCCGCCCATTTGACCAGCACCAACAACCATGATTTTCTTGACTTCCATGCTTCTCCCCCTCTTTTCTATACAATACAATTTAAGTGAACCTAGTCTACCTTGATCAACATCGCGTCGCCCTGGGCAGCGCCACTGCAGATCGCCGCAATGCCGTAGCCGCCTCCGCGGGCCCGCAACGCAAAGGCCAAATGCATCAGAATCCGGGCCCCACTAGCACCGATCGGATGACCAAACGCGATCGCCCCACCGTCAACATTGACCCTATTGGTATCCCAACCAGCAATCTTGGTGCTGGTCAACACCACTGCGGCAAATGCCTCGTTCACCTCAAACAGAGCAATATCGTTTACTGTCATTCCTTTTTGTTTCAACAGCTTTAATGTCGACAGGCCGGGAACCGTGGCGATGTAACGGGCTTCCTGGGAAACCTCCGCATGGCCGCAAATGGTCGCCAGCGGTTTAATCCCTAATTCCGCCGCTTTCTCTTTGGACATTAGCACCAGGGCGCCCGCACCGTCGTTAACACCCGGCGCGTTACCAGCCGTTATCGTCCCATCCTTGCTGAAGACCGGCGGCAGCTTGGCCAGACCTTCCAGCGTCGTATCCGGCCGCGGCGCCTCGTCGGTATCGAATATGGTCGGCCCTTTCTTCCCGGGGATCTCTACCGGCACGATCTCTTCTTTCAGGCGGCCGTTCTTGATCGCCTCCACAGCGTGCAGTTGACTGCGCAAGGCCCATTCGTCCTGATCTTGACGACTTAAACCAAATTCTTTCGCTACTTCGGAACCATGGATCGCCATGTGCCGATCGTAAAAGGCACACCACAGGCCATCGTGGACCATCAGGTCTACACACTTCTGGTCCATCATTCTGGCGCCCCAACGCATCCCGCTGAGGAAGTATGGGGCATTGCTCATACTTTCCATTCCACCCGCGACCACAATATCAGCTTCACCAAGCCGAATCTTCATATCGGCTAAAGCCACACTAGTCAGACCGGACGCACAGACTTTATTAACGGTGATTGAAGGAACCTCCCAGGGAATTCCTGCTTTCCGCGCCGCCTGCCGTGATGGAACCTGGCCGCAGCCGCCCTGCAGAACTTGCCCCATGTATACATAGTCAACCTGTTCCGGCGTAATACCAGCGCGCTTAACCGCCTCAGCGATGGCTATTCCGCCTAGTTCGACAGCTTTTAACGACTGTAACGCCCCCCCAAACCGACCAAAGGGGGTTCTGGCAGCACTAACGATTACGGTTTCTTGCATAACTCTCCACCTCACTATTTTTTCTATGTCCCAAACAAGCCGAACCTTTTTCTATTAGGAAAAGCAGCCCACCCATTGACTCAAAATACTCCTTTCCTCCGACGTTGTTTCCCCTAACCCATAACCAACCACCTCCTTGTCTGACGGGGCTCGCTGGCTCTCAACTCAGATAAATGGCTATCTATTTGTTATATATGGATTTGTTAAGGCTTGAGACTTGACAACCGCTGGTCTGTATGCAGAATACTTGCT
Coding sequences within:
- a CDS encoding acetyl-CoA C-acetyltransferase, with protein sequence MQETVIVSAARTPFGRFGGALQSLKAVELGGIAIAEAVKRAGITPEQVDYVYMGQVLQGGCGQVPSRQAARKAGIPWEVPSITVNKVCASGLTSVALADMKIRLGEADIVVAGGMESMSNAPYFLSGMRWGARMMDQKCVDLMVHDGLWCAFYDRHMAIHGSEVAKEFGLSRQDQDEWALRSQLHAVEAIKNGRLKEEIVPVEIPGKKGPTIFDTDEAPRPDTTLEGLAKLPPVFSKDGTITAGNAPGVNDGAGALVLMSKEKAAELGIKPLATICGHAEVSQEARYIATVPGLSTLKLLKQKGMTVNDIALFEVNEAFAAVVLTSTKIAGWDTNRVNVDGGAIAFGHPIGASGARILMHLAFALRARGGGYGIAAICSGAAQGDAMLIKVD
- a CDS encoding 3-hydroxybutyryl-CoA dehydrogenase gives rise to the protein MEVKKIMVVGAGQMGGGIAQVSAQAGFSTVLNDLNMDLVQKGIKVIEKNLTRNVEKGKMTAEEKDAILARIIPSTSLADAKDCDLVIEAIVENMAIKSKVFKELDEVCPPQTILASNTSSLPITEIAAVTKRPAQVIGMHFMNPVPVMRLVEIIRGLATSDEVYKIIEDLSVKMGKVPVEVRDVPGFVSNRVLQVMINEAIFCLYEGVASPQGIDEVMKLGMNHPMGPLALADLIGLDTVLAILTVLYEGYGDPKYRPCPLLRQYVKAGWLGRKVGKGFYEYK
- a CDS encoding acyl-CoA dehydrogenase, with the translated sequence MIFELTEEQKLLKQTVRNFAEKEIAPFIDEWEENSRFSRETFQKAASLGLAGMYIPEEYGGSGMNYFMGALVIEELARAARAMNYLAVHNMVVRQIYVNGTEEQRRKYVLPLARGEKLASICITEPNAGSDISSMQTTAVRDGDEYVLNGTKVFITGGGESDVYTVLCKTDKTKGLNGMTWFILEKGMPGFTFSKPEKKLAFNSVPVCQLFFENVRVPVENRLGEENEGFRNFTRSINGGRINVAAEAVGGAQAALDAAIAYAKERVQFGQPIASFQAIQHMLADMATELEAARLLVYQAAYLYDKGLPCAKEVSMAKRFATDTSMKIATDAVQIFGGYGFIKDYRVERFFREAKRAQIVEGTNQIQRNLIARELLK
- a CDS encoding short-chain-enoyl-CoA hydratase gives rise to the protein MAWDTILLEKEGNIGILTINRPKALNALNQQVLEELSQAIDVITADEEIFVVILKGAGDKAFVAGADITFMQNMTALEGRAFGLLGQATFRKLEYMPKPVIAAINGFALGGGCELAMACDIRVATEKSKFGQPEVGLGVIPGFAGTQRLPRLVGKGRAKELLFTADMISAADAYRIGLVNHVVPEDQLMEFCKTLANKIASKGQIAVRLCKAAVDEGLEMDVDKAMTHEADLFGLCFATADQREGMTAFIEKRKPKFIGK